One part of the Chitinophagaceae bacterium genome encodes these proteins:
- a CDS encoding ATP-binding protein, translating into MINRVLRYEIEKHLNKQKVTLLLGARRVGKTELLNTIYQKNKDITLWLDGEDVLVEKMLEERSVSNYSRVLEGYKLLIIDEAQYIRDISRKAKLMIDKIKPLHIILTGSSAFDLVQMGEPLTGRTITYHLFPLSQEEWQQNENPLQTKQNLESRLVFGSYPELSTISTQKEKQKYLNESVNIYLLKDILVFEKVRNAKRLKDLLVLLAHQIGSEVSSNELGRQLGMSKNTVERYLDLFQKSFIIYPLTGYSNNLRKEVTKSKKWYFYDNGIRNALTGNFQPLSVRNDTGELWEQYILNERMKYNIYRDKHMQYFFWRTYDGQEIDLIEMHNGKLFAFECKWRNKKVKPPRAFVKNYPDATFETVHQDNYQKFIT; encoded by the coding sequence ATGATAAACAGAGTATTGCGATATGAAATTGAAAAACATCTGAACAAGCAAAAAGTAACACTTTTGCTTGGTGCAAGACGCGTGGGTAAAACTGAATTGCTGAACACTATTTACCAAAAAAATAAAGACATTACTTTATGGCTTGACGGAGAAGACGTGCTTGTTGAAAAAATGTTGGAAGAACGCAGTGTATCCAATTATTCAAGAGTGCTTGAAGGCTATAAATTACTGATTATAGATGAGGCTCAATATATCCGGGATATTTCCCGGAAAGCAAAGCTGATGATTGATAAGATCAAGCCCCTGCATATCATTCTGACCGGTTCGTCTGCTTTCGATTTGGTTCAAATGGGCGAACCGCTGACAGGCAGAACGATTACTTACCATTTATTTCCGCTTTCTCAAGAAGAGTGGCAACAAAATGAGAACCCGTTGCAAACAAAACAAAACCTTGAATCAAGACTTGTTTTTGGCAGCTACCCTGAACTTTCTACAATATCCACACAAAAAGAAAAGCAGAAATACCTGAACGAATCGGTTAATATTTATTTACTGAAAGATATATTGGTATTTGAAAAAGTCAGGAATGCGAAGAGATTAAAAGATTTACTTGTTTTACTTGCTCATCAGATTGGTTCGGAAGTTTCTTCTAATGAACTTGGAAGGCAACTCGGTATGAGCAAAAACACAGTTGAACGCTACCTTGATCTTTTTCAAAAATCGTTTATCATCTATCCTTTGACTGGATACAGCAACAACCTGCGAAAAGAAGTGACAAAGAGCAAAAAATGGTATTTCTATGACAATGGCATCCGAAATGCACTCACCGGTAATTTTCAACCTCTTTCTGTCAGAAATGATACGGGCGAGCTGTGGGAGCAATATATCCTCAATGAAAGAATGAAATACAATATTTACCGGGATAAGCATATGCAGTATTTTTTTTGGCGGACTTATGACGGACAGGAAATTGATTTGATTGAAATGCACAATGGAAAATTGTTTGCCTTTGAATGTAAATGGCGAAATAAAAAAGTAAAACCACCCAGAGCTTTTGTGAAAAATTATCCGGATGCAACTTTCGAAACGGTCCATCAGGACAACTACCAGAAATTTATTACTTAA